In Papio anubis isolate 15944 chromosome 20, Panubis1.0, whole genome shotgun sequence, a single window of DNA contains:
- the IZUMO4 gene encoding izumo sperm-egg fusion protein 4 isoform X3 — MALLLCLVGVTAALAHGCLHCHSKFSEKFSFYRHHVNLKSWWVGDIPVSGALLTDWSDDTMKELHLAIPAEITREKLDQVATAVYQRMDQLYQGKMYFPGYFPNELRNIFREQVHLIQNAIIESRLDCQRHCGIFQYETISCNNCTDSHVACFGYNCESSEQWESAVQGLLNYINNWHKQDVSMRLRSSSSSWPGTHRATPAFLVSPAFRCLEPPHLANLTLEDAAECLKQH; from the exons ATGGCCCTGCTGCTGTGCCTGGTGGGCGTGACGGCGGCGCTGGCCCACGGCTGTCTGCACTGTCACAGCAAGTTCTCCGAGAAGTTCTCTTTCTACCGCCACCATGTGAACCTCAAGTCCTGGTGGGTGGGCGACATCCCCGTGTCAGGGGCGCTGCTCACCGACTGGAGCGACGACACGATGAAGGAGCTGCACCTGGCCATCCCCGCCGAGATCA CCCGGGAGAAGCTGGACCAAGTGGCGACAGCAGTGTACCAGAGAATGGATCAGCTGTACCAGGGGAAGATGTACTTCCCGG GGTATTTCCCCAACGAGCTGCGCAACATCTTCCGGGAGCAGGTGCACCTCATCCAGAACGCCATCATTGAAA GTCGCCTCGACTGTCAGCGCCACTGTG GCATCTTCCAGTACGAGACCATCTCCTGCAACAACTGCACAGACTCGCACGTCGCCTGCTTTGGCTATAACTGCGA GTCCTCGGAGCAGTGGGAGTCAGCTGTCCAGGGCCTGCTGAACTACAT AAATAACTGGCACAA ACAGGACGTGAGCATGAG ACTacgctcctcctcctcctcctggcctgGGACACACAGAGCCACCCCAGCCTT CCTGGTATCGCCGGCCTTCAGGTGTCtggagcccccacacctggccaaccTGACCTTGGAAGATGCTGCTGAGTGTCTCAAGCAGCACTGA
- the IZUMO4 gene encoding izumo sperm-egg fusion protein 4 isoform X1, which produces MALLLCLVGVTAALAHGCLHCHSKFSEKFSFYRHHVNLKSWWVGDIPVSGALLTDWSDDTMKELHLAIPAEITREKLDQVATAVYQRMDQLYQGKMYFPGYFPNELRNIFREQVHLIQNAIIESRLDCQRHCGIFQYETISCNNCTDSHVACFGYNCESSEQWESAVQGLLNYINNWHKQDVSMRPGTHRATPAFLVSPAFRCLEPPHLANLTLEDAAECLKQH; this is translated from the exons ATGGCCCTGCTGCTGTGCCTGGTGGGCGTGACGGCGGCGCTGGCCCACGGCTGTCTGCACTGTCACAGCAAGTTCTCCGAGAAGTTCTCTTTCTACCGCCACCATGTGAACCTCAAGTCCTGGTGGGTGGGCGACATCCCCGTGTCAGGGGCGCTGCTCACCGACTGGAGCGACGACACGATGAAGGAGCTGCACCTGGCCATCCCCGCCGAGATCA CCCGGGAGAAGCTGGACCAAGTGGCGACAGCAGTGTACCAGAGAATGGATCAGCTGTACCAGGGGAAGATGTACTTCCCGG GGTATTTCCCCAACGAGCTGCGCAACATCTTCCGGGAGCAGGTGCACCTCATCCAGAACGCCATCATTGAAA GTCGCCTCGACTGTCAGCGCCACTGTG GCATCTTCCAGTACGAGACCATCTCCTGCAACAACTGCACAGACTCGCACGTCGCCTGCTTTGGCTATAACTGCGA GTCCTCGGAGCAGTGGGAGTCAGCTGTCCAGGGCCTGCTGAACTACAT AAATAACTGGCACAA ACAGGACGTGAGCATGAG gcctgGGACACACAGAGCCACCCCAGCCTT CCTGGTATCGCCGGCCTTCAGGTGTCtggagcccccacacctggccaaccTGACCTTGGAAGATGCTGCTGAGTGTCTCAAGCAGCACTGA
- the IZUMO4 gene encoding izumo sperm-egg fusion protein 4 isoform X2 produces the protein MALLLCLVGVTAALAHGCLHCHSKFSEKFSFYRHHVNLKSWWVGDIPVSGALLTDWSDDTMKELHLAIPAEITREKLDQVATAVYQRMDQLYQGKMYFPGYFPNELRNIFREQVHLIQNAIIESRLDCQRHCGIFQYETISCNNCTDSHVACFGYNCESSEQWESAVQGLLNYINNWHKQDVSMRATPAFLVSPAFRCLEPPHLANLTLEDAAECLKQH, from the exons ATGGCCCTGCTGCTGTGCCTGGTGGGCGTGACGGCGGCGCTGGCCCACGGCTGTCTGCACTGTCACAGCAAGTTCTCCGAGAAGTTCTCTTTCTACCGCCACCATGTGAACCTCAAGTCCTGGTGGGTGGGCGACATCCCCGTGTCAGGGGCGCTGCTCACCGACTGGAGCGACGACACGATGAAGGAGCTGCACCTGGCCATCCCCGCCGAGATCA CCCGGGAGAAGCTGGACCAAGTGGCGACAGCAGTGTACCAGAGAATGGATCAGCTGTACCAGGGGAAGATGTACTTCCCGG GGTATTTCCCCAACGAGCTGCGCAACATCTTCCGGGAGCAGGTGCACCTCATCCAGAACGCCATCATTGAAA GTCGCCTCGACTGTCAGCGCCACTGTG GCATCTTCCAGTACGAGACCATCTCCTGCAACAACTGCACAGACTCGCACGTCGCCTGCTTTGGCTATAACTGCGA GTCCTCGGAGCAGTGGGAGTCAGCTGTCCAGGGCCTGCTGAACTACAT AAATAACTGGCACAA ACAGGACGTGAGCATGAG AGCCACCCCAGCCTT CCTGGTATCGCCGGCCTTCAGGTGTCtggagcccccacacctggccaaccTGACCTTGGAAGATGCTGCTGAGTGTCTCAAGCAGCACTGA